In one Chryseobacterium camelliae genomic region, the following are encoded:
- the hemB gene encoding porphobilinogen synthase: MIHSRNRRLRVNESIRSLVRESILTTDDFVMPIFVMEGENKQEPIPSMPGIFRRSIDLTVKECKELFSLGVKSVNLYMKVSDHLKDNTGKEAWNKDGLMQNTIRAIKNAVPEMIVMPDVALDPYSIYGHDGIIENGKILNDATNDALARMSVSHAEAGADIVAPSDMMDGRVLTIREALEENGFTDVGILSYAAKYASSFYGPFRSALDSAPKDTMEIPKDKKTYQMDFHNSREALNEVYKDVEEGADIIMIKPGLPYLDIVSKVREAIDLPIAVYNVSGEYAMVKAAAQNGWLDNDKTIIESLTCFKRAGADMIFTYFAKEAAMILNK; encoded by the coding sequence ATGATACATTCAAGAAACAGAAGGCTAAGAGTGAACGAATCTATCCGAAGTTTAGTAAGAGAAAGTATTCTTACAACGGATGATTTTGTAATGCCAATCTTCGTAATGGAGGGCGAAAACAAGCAGGAACCCATCCCGTCGATGCCGGGAATTTTCAGGAGGAGCATAGATCTTACGGTGAAAGAATGTAAAGAATTATTTTCTTTAGGAGTAAAATCGGTCAATTTGTACATGAAGGTGTCAGATCATCTGAAAGATAATACCGGTAAAGAAGCATGGAATAAAGACGGATTGATGCAGAATACGATCAGAGCGATCAAAAATGCGGTTCCAGAAATGATCGTTATGCCGGATGTAGCTTTAGATCCTTATTCAATCTACGGACATGACGGAATTATTGAAAACGGAAAAATATTGAACGATGCTACCAATGATGCATTGGCAAGAATGTCTGTGTCTCATGCAGAAGCCGGAGCTGACATTGTGGCACCAAGTGACATGATGGACGGAAGAGTACTTACGATTCGTGAAGCCTTGGAAGAAAACGGATTTACAGATGTAGGAATTCTGAGCTATGCCGCAAAATATGCAAGTTCTTTTTACGGTCCGTTCAGAAGTGCTTTAGACAGTGCACCAAAAGATACTATGGAAATTCCGAAAGATAAAAAGACCTATCAGATGGATTTTCATAACTCCCGTGAAGCACTCAATGAAGTGTATAAAGATGTAGAAGAAGGTGCAGATATCATCATGATTAAACCGGGACTTCCATATCTTGATATTGTTTCTAAAGTTCGTGAAGCAATCGATCTTCCGATTGCCGTTTACAACGTAAGCGGGGAATATGCAATGGTAAAAGCTGCCGCTCAGAATGGCTGGCTGGATAATGATAAAACCATCATCGAAAGCTTGACATGCTTTAAAAGAGCAGGAGCAGATATGATCTTTACGTATTTTGCAAAAGAAGCTGCAATGATTTTAAATAAATAA
- a CDS encoding T9SS type A sorting domain-containing protein — MKKLLLLFIFLGAFVGFSSNLQAQQREPSSISQKSDDGIIVAYPNPAKDYLVVKAKDASLKVKNVTFYSILGTQVASYAVNMNSGEINIEKLKPGKYLIRYILSDNTQKVTQIVKQ; from the coding sequence ATGAAAAAACTTTTACTTTTATTTATATTCCTAGGCGCATTTGTTGGATTTTCTAGCAATTTACAAGCTCAACAAAGAGAGCCTTCTTCCATCTCACAGAAGTCTGATGACGGAATCATTGTAGCTTATCCCAACCCTGCAAAAGATTATTTGGTGGTAAAAGCGAAAGATGCATCTTTAAAAGTGAAGAATGTAACTTTCTATTCTATTCTAGGTACTCAAGTAGCCAGCTACGCAGTGAATATGAACTCCGGAGAGATCAATATCGAAAAACTGAAACCCGGAAAATATCTGATTCGCTATATTTTAAGCGATAACACCCAAAAGGTTACACAAATAGTAAAACAATAA
- a CDS encoding ABC transporter ATP-binding protein, with amino-acid sequence MLKAEHIRKTYNAGKKVALDDFSIHVPKGSIYGLLGPNGAGKTSFIRIINQITQADSGEIQINGEKLNPNHIRNIGYMPEERGLYKNMTVGDQLLYFGELKGMSKNDALNEAKKWFEKLHIDQWWKKKLSELSKGMAQKIQFVVTVLHRPHLLILDEPFSGFDPVNANLIKDQIIDLKNNGTTIILSTHRMESVEEMCDYVALINNSQKIIDGRVFDVREKFKKNIFGVTLSEVNNSQLDVFKNKYEIFNMTNENRLVSFDLKNEADQNNILLDLVNVGKVRSFDERIPSMNEVFINAVSNHS; translated from the coding sequence ATGCTAAAAGCTGAACATATTAGAAAGACCTACAACGCCGGTAAAAAGGTGGCTTTGGATGACTTCAGCATCCATGTTCCGAAAGGAAGTATTTATGGTCTTTTAGGTCCGAACGGAGCCGGAAAAACGTCTTTCATCCGTATTATTAACCAAATTACCCAGGCAGATTCCGGAGAGATTCAAATTAACGGAGAAAAACTTAATCCCAATCATATCAGAAACATCGGTTATATGCCTGAAGAAAGAGGTCTGTATAAAAATATGACGGTTGGCGATCAGCTTCTTTATTTTGGAGAATTGAAGGGAATGAGTAAAAATGATGCTCTGAATGAAGCCAAAAAATGGTTCGAAAAACTTCATATCGACCAATGGTGGAAAAAAAAGCTTTCTGAACTTTCCAAAGGAATGGCTCAGAAAATTCAGTTTGTTGTGACTGTACTTCACCGACCCCATCTTTTAATCCTGGATGAGCCTTTTTCAGGTTTTGATCCTGTAAATGCCAATTTAATTAAAGATCAGATCATAGATCTTAAAAATAACGGAACCACGATTATCCTTTCTACGCACAGAATGGAAAGTGTGGAAGAGATGTGTGATTATGTTGCCCTGATTAACAATTCTCAAAAAATTATTGACGGAAGGGTTTTTGATGTGAGAGAAAAGTTTAAGAAAAATATTTTTGGTGTGACTCTTTCCGAAGTTAATAATTCTCAATTAGACGTTTTCAAAAACAAATATGAGATTTTTAATATGACGAATGAAAACCGTCTGGTTTCTTTTGATCTGAAAAATGAAGCCGATCAGAACAATATTCTTTTGGATCTTGTCAACGTAGGAAAAGTGCGGTCTTTTGACGAAAGAATTCCTAGCATGAATGAAGTGTTTATCAATGCCGTAAGTAATCATTCTTAA